In one window of Candidatus Neomarinimicrobiota bacterium DNA:
- the rpsF gene encoding 30S ribosomal protein S6, translated as MRYYESLYIVNPNYEQDRLDEVMKTVVDKIGEYTFSIINHRVWGKKRLAYAIQKHKYGTFVLLHFETESAENLNSFERFMVLQNPILRNQTVVLDARPEVHIEEAPVVAEVAEADEKVEAP; from the coding sequence ATGAGATATTACGAAAGTCTCTATATCGTAAACCCAAACTATGAACAGGATCGTCTAGATGAAGTGATGAAGACGGTAGTTGATAAAATTGGTGAATACACTTTTTCAATAATCAACCATCGTGTGTGGGGTAAAAAACGATTAGCCTATGCAATACAGAAACATAAATATGGTACCTTTGTTCTGCTCCATTTTGAAACAGAATCAGCTGAAAACTTAAATAGTTTTGAACGTTTTATGGTTCTTCAAAATCCCATCCTTAGGAACCAGACAGTTGTCTTGGATGCGCGTCCGGAAGTTCATATTGAGGAAGCGCCTGTTGTGGCGGAAGTTGCCGAAGCGGATGAAAAAGTTGAAGCACC